One stretch of Phoenix dactylifera cultivar Barhee BC4 unplaced genomic scaffold, palm_55x_up_171113_PBpolish2nd_filt_p 001533F, whole genome shotgun sequence DNA includes these proteins:
- the LOC120108761 gene encoding uncharacterized protein LOC120108761, giving the protein MGVGESGACSGQVNPAGNPKASSQGLLGHLAREKGGSSSSVTKLGAGKQVASESSFINAAGGTKTEPGGGMMEGPVANGEEGGRPFLYERKVKEFQDFLTLSGLIDMGFSGSKFTWCNNQQGQARVWERLDRACATAGWIQSFPDHHVSHLPRIASEHNPLLVSTDSYIPVHSSFRFEKIWLCYPRSWEMVREAWSAPVRGDAMYRVSRRLELMRRRLRRWNREEVRDIFRRIEESEEAIARLQTQEDQRGGLADEELGDLRSLLALHDGLLRQQETFWRQKLRIQWIVEGDRNTRFFHQATVIRRHQNMIRVLRDEEGQLSEDPEMIQRIMESFFRARWTEQSTDGSLAVIPSPVGGVLEEETAALIRSVSEREIRDAVRSLKRDKAPGPDGFPPLFFQRYWMIVGRDVTTAIQQFFSTAVMAADWQRTFITLKLKRQDATEPSHFRLISLCTTLYKAIARILAVRLREGSDEKEFDGIKLDMERAYDRVRWDFLQQSLQVFGFHETWIRSLQQAVAAQEMEVYRPMVGATSISHLLFADDCLLLARSSRQVARRVNLTKSAVTFSPKTKEAVRPSILEILGVGAQEGMMTYLGVPLSGQRLRRRDCTFLKLSIRRRLEGWQMHSLSMMGRITLVRSVLTSVPIYLLTNAIIPVIVLRSLEQLFRNFIWGRCSSRGGVHLMAWDVVCLLTSLGGLGVQSLVARRKALAARHAVRFVLEPESMWSSLMRAKYGALVPRVRVGRHHSPVWREMCARAIVVLSEIRWIIGDGRSIDVLEDSWATELPICRLPTMVDSARLAGCRVNELLTLEGGRWREELIREVFGEQLAESVLSLPVSSGGGADRQCGCCRDGRGFKLEIFMP; this is encoded by the exons GAGAAGAGGGGGGGAGGCCTTTCTTATATGAGAGGAAGGTCAAGGAGTTCCAAGACTTTCTGACATTGAGTGGATTGATTGACATGGGATTTTCAGGCTCTAAGTTTACATGGTGCAACAATCAGCAAGGCCAAGCTAGAGTATGGGAGAGACTTGATAGAGCCTGCGCGACCGCTGGGTGGATTCAGTCCTTTCCGGATCATCATGTGAGCCATCTGCCCAGGATTGCGTCGGAGCACAACCCATTACTGGTGAGTACAGATTCTTATATTCCAGTTCATTCCTCCTTCAGATTTGAGAAAATTTGGCTCTGTTATCCGCGGTCGTGGGAGATGGTGAGGGAGGCATGGAGTGCACCAGTGAGAGGAGATGCTATGTATCGGGTGTCCCGTAGATTGGAGTTAATGAGGAGACGATTGAGGAGGTGGAATCGTGAGGAGGTGAGAGATATTTTCAGGAGGATAGAGGAGTCAGAGGAGGCTATAGCCAGGTTACAGACCCAGGAGGACCAGAGGGGGGGCCTAGCGGATGAGGAGTTGGGGGACCTTAGATCTTTATTGGCTTTGCATGACGGTCTCCTTAGACAACAGGAGACATTCTGGAGACAGAAATTGAGGATACAGTGGATTGTGGAGGGGGATAGAAACACTAGGTTTTTTCACCAGGCGACAGTTATCAGGAGGCACCAGAACATGATCAGAGTCCTCCGGGATGAGGAGGGGCAGCTGTCGGAGGACCCGGAGATGATTCAGAGGATTATGGAGAGCTTTTTTAGGGCCAGGTGGACAGAGCAGTCTACTGATGGGAGTCTAGCAGTTATACCTTCGCCTGTGGGCGGGGTGTTAGAGGAGGAGACAGCAGCATTGATCAGATCGGTGTCGGAGAGGGAGATCAGAGACGCGGTGAGGTCCCTTAAGAGGGACAAGGCCCCAGGGCCGGATGGCTTCCCACCCTTGTTTTTTCAGAGATACTGGATGATAGTTGGGCGAGATGTGACGACAGCCATACAGCAGTTCTTCAGCACAGCAGTGATGGCAGCAGACTGGCAGAGAACTTTCATCACCTTGAAACTGAAGCGGCAGGATGCTACGGAGCCGAGTCACTTTCGTCTGATTAGCCTTTGTACGACCTTGTACAAGGCTATAGCGAGGATTCTTGCCGTTAGGTTGAGGGAG GGCTCCGATGAGAAAGAGTTTGATGGGatcaagcttgatatggagagggcctatGATAGGGTGAGGTGGGATTTTTTGCAGCAGTCCTTGCAGGTGTTCGGATTTCATGAGACTTGGATCAG ATccctacagcaggcagtggctGCTCAGGAGATGGAGGTTTACAGACCGATGGTGGGGGCTACCTCGATCTCCCACTTGCTTTTTGCTGATGACTGTTTGCTTCTTGCCAGGTCGTCGCGTCAGGTGGCCCGG CGGGTCAATCTGACCAAGTCAGCTGTTACTTTTAGCCCGAAGACTAAGGAGGCGGTGAGGCCCTCTATATTGGAGATCCTGGGAGTGGGAGCGCAGGAGGGTATGATGACATACTTGGGGGTCCCACTTTCGGGCCAGCGGTTACGGCGTAGGGATTGTACTTTCCTGAAGCTCAGTATCAGGCGCAGATTGGAGGGTTGGCAGATGCATTCACTATCTATGATGGGTAGGATCACTCTGGTTCGTTCAGTTCTTACCTCAGTTCCTATATACCTGCTTACCAATGCCATTATTCCAGTTATAGTTCTAAGGTCCCTGGAGCAGTTATTCAGGAATTTTATCTGGGGAAGGTGCAGTAGTAGGGGTGGGGTCCACTTGATGGCTTGGGATGTTGTGTGCCTGCTGACTAGTCTTGGAggtttgggggtgcagtccctCGTAGCGAGGCGGAAGGCCTTAGCGGCTAGACATGCGGTGAGATTTGTACTCGAGCCCGAGAGTATGTGGTCCTcattgatgagggccaagtatggcgcCTTGGTCCCCAGGGTGCGAGTTGGTCGGCACCACTCTCCGGTctggagggagatgtgtgctAGAGCCATAGTGGTGCTTTCGGAGATCAGATGGATCATAGGTGACGGTCGTTCTATTGATGTGCTGGAGGACAGCTGGGCGACGGAGTTGCCTATTTGTCGCTTGCCGACCATGGTGGATTCGGCGAGATTAGCGGGCTGCAGAGTCAATGAGTTGTTGACTTTAGAGGGGGGACGGTGGAGGGAGGAGTTGATCCGGGAGGTTTTTGGGGAGCAGTTGGCGGAGTCGGTTTTGTCTCTTCCAGTTTCCTCTGGGGGAGGGGCTGACAGACAGTGTGGTTGCTGTCGGGACGGTCGCGGATTCAAGCTAGAGATCTTCATGCCTTAA